Proteins from one Chroococcidiopsis sp. CCMEE 29 genomic window:
- a CDS encoding 2-phosphosulfolactate phosphatase, producing the protein MIFDQSEFELRCEWGQQGVSQLAPISDVVVIVDVLSFSTCVEIATNNGAIVFPYQWKDRSAGDYAKSVQAELATSNRTSNNGYSLSPTSLTKIPTGAKLILPSPNGSFLTLRTGTTPTLAGCLRNCEVVAQFTQRYGPKVAVIPAGERWEDGTLRPAFEDLIGAGAILSYLNGSLSPEAETAVTVFNAYKQELLVYLRKCSSGKELIVRGFESDVELAGAINISSCVPLFTNNAYVKQVVV; encoded by the coding sequence ATGATTTTTGACCAGTCAGAGTTCGAGCTTCGCTGCGAGTGGGGTCAGCAGGGTGTTAGTCAACTGGCTCCTATTAGCGATGTTGTTGTGATTGTAGACGTTCTCTCTTTTTCAACCTGTGTAGAAATTGCCACCAACAATGGCGCGATCGTCTTTCCTTACCAATGGAAAGATCGGTCAGCTGGTGATTATGCCAAGTCCGTGCAAGCAGAATTGGCAACGAGCAATCGCACCTCCAACAATGGCTATTCTCTCTCGCCTACATCGCTGACTAAGATTCCTACGGGAGCTAAACTGATTCTGCCATCACCCAATGGTTCTTTCCTGACACTGCGTACTGGGACAACACCAACCTTAGCAGGTTGCTTGCGAAATTGTGAAGTTGTGGCTCAGTTTACTCAAAGGTATGGTCCCAAAGTAGCAGTAATTCCAGCTGGTGAACGGTGGGAAGATGGTACTCTACGACCTGCGTTTGAAGACTTGATTGGTGCTGGAGCAATTCTCAGTTATTTGAATGGAAGTCTATCACCAGAAGCAGAAACTGCGGTGACAGTATTTAATGCCTACAAGCAGGAGTTGCTAGTGTATTTAAGAAAATGCAGTTCTGGTAAAGAGTTAATTGTAAGAGGCTTTGAGTCAGACGTTGAACTTGCTGGAGCAATTAATATTAGCAGTTGTGTACCTTTGTTCACTAACAATGCCTACGTTAAACAGGTTGTTGTATGA
- a CDS encoding class I SAM-dependent methyltransferase, whose product MEDETLERERQFHDAWAAAIDVDGIQVADYFEACTAPENRFILKHMGDIKGKRLLDLGCGAGENSVYFAKKGALCVASDYSPGMVEVALKLAAANGVQIQGRTMNAIALDCPDNTFDFVYASNLLHHLPDPRAAILEMHRVLKPGGKACFWDPLRHNPVINVYRRIATKVRTEDETPLDIDIVNFVRSHFSQTTYDTFWLASLWIFLRFYLIEKVDPNQERYWKKIIIEQARLEPEYRRLEKVDGILKKMPLMKRFAWNLAVVAMK is encoded by the coding sequence ATGGAAGATGAAACTCTAGAACGAGAACGGCAATTTCACGATGCTTGGGCAGCTGCCATTGATGTGGACGGCATTCAGGTGGCAGATTATTTTGAAGCCTGTACTGCCCCAGAAAATCGATTTATCCTGAAACACATGGGGGATATTAAAGGCAAGCGACTGCTGGATTTAGGCTGCGGTGCTGGGGAAAATAGTGTCTACTTTGCCAAAAAAGGGGCATTGTGTGTGGCATCTGACTATTCTCCTGGCATGGTGGAAGTGGCGCTAAAGCTGGCAGCAGCCAATGGTGTCCAGATCCAAGGACGGACAATGAATGCGATCGCCCTCGATTGTCCTGACAATACTTTCGATTTCGTTTACGCCTCTAACTTGCTGCACCATTTGCCAGATCCTCGTGCAGCTATTCTGGAAATGCATCGTGTTCTCAAACCTGGTGGAAAAGCTTGTTTTTGGGACCCCTTGAGGCACAATCCAGTTATTAATGTATACCGTCGTATCGCTACTAAGGTGCGAACAGAGGACGAAACACCGTTGGATATTGATATTGTTAATTTTGTGCGATCGCATTTTTCCCAAACGACTTATGATACGTTTTGGCTGGCAAGTCTGTGGATTTTTTTGCGCTTTTATCTGATTGAGAAGGTTGACCCCAATCAGGAGCGTTATTGGAAAAAGATTATTATTGAACAGGCAAGACTAGAACCAGAATATCGACGGTTAGAAAAGGTAGATGGGATTTTAAAAAAGATGCCTTTGATGAAGCGATTTGCCTGGAATTTGGCAGTTGTGGCAATGAAGTAA
- a CDS encoding class I SAM-dependent methyltransferase: MSDSQAISAAVAKLYDTYPFPPEPLLDEPPPGYNWRWNWLAAYNFCTGQKPQKQDIRILDAGCGSGVGTEYLVHLNPQAQVVGIDLSAGTLAVAQERCQRSGADRAQFHHLSLYDVDQLPGKFDFINCVGVLHHLPDPIRGIKSLAAKLAPGGLMHIFVYGELGRWEIKLMQQAIALLQGDKRGDYRDGVQLGRKLFAVLPESNRLVKRERERWSLENQRDECFADMYVHPQEIDYNIETLFELIDASGLEFLGFSNPSYWQLERLLGKDPGLIERVAGLSDQAMYRLIELLDPEVTHYEFFLGRSPLPKTDWLDDTALLAAMPERNPCMDGWPSRCLFNYDYQIVNLSEQEFEFLQACNANLEIGQTLGEILTSVQLSLEGVRSLLARQLILLTPR, from the coding sequence ATGTCAGATTCTCAAGCGATTAGCGCTGCTGTTGCCAAACTCTACGATACCTACCCATTTCCACCAGAACCGCTTCTAGATGAGCCACCTCCTGGGTATAACTGGCGCTGGAATTGGCTAGCCGCCTATAACTTTTGTACTGGACAAAAACCGCAAAAACAAGATATCCGGATTCTGGACGCGGGTTGTGGCTCAGGAGTCGGAACTGAGTATTTAGTGCATCTGAATCCTCAAGCTCAGGTAGTGGGAATTGATCTGAGCGCTGGTACTTTGGCAGTGGCGCAAGAACGCTGTCAACGTTCAGGAGCAGATCGCGCCCAGTTTCACCACCTCAGCCTGTATGATGTAGACCAGCTGCCTGGTAAATTTGATTTTATTAATTGCGTCGGTGTACTGCATCACTTACCCGATCCAATTCGCGGTATTAAATCTCTGGCGGCGAAGTTAGCGCCTGGCGGATTGATGCACATTTTTGTCTATGGAGAACTGGGGCGATGGGAAATTAAGTTGATGCAGCAAGCGATCGCTCTCCTTCAAGGTGACAAGCGCGGCGATTACCGCGATGGTGTCCAATTGGGACGTAAATTATTTGCTGTACTACCAGAAAGCAATAGGCTTGTCAAGCGAGAACGGGAGCGTTGGTCGCTAGAAAATCAGCGGGATGAATGCTTTGCTGATATGTACGTCCATCCTCAGGAAATTGACTACAACATTGAGACGCTGTTTGAACTAATTGATGCTTCTGGGTTGGAATTCCTTGGCTTCTCTAATCCCAGCTATTGGCAGCTAGAGCGACTTTTAGGTAAAGATCCAGGGTTAATCGAACGGGTAGCAGGATTAAGCGATCAAGCTATGTATCGGTTAATCGAACTATTAGATCCAGAAGTCACCCATTACGAATTTTTCCTAGGACGATCTCCCCTGCCCAAAACTGATTGGTTAGATGATACGGCACTGCTCGCCGCGATGCCAGAACGGAATCCTTGTATGGATGGCTGGCCCAGTCGGTGCCTGTTTAACTACGATTACCAAATTGTCAACTTATCAGAACAAGAATTTGAATTTCTGCAGGCCTGCAACGCTAACTTAGAAATAGGGCAAACGTTAGGAGAGATTTTGACTAGCGTACAGTTAAGCCTAGAGGGTGTGCGATCGCTACTCGCTCGGCAACTAATTTTGCTCACACCGCGTTAA
- the apcA gene encoding allophycocyanin subunit alpha: MSIVTRAIVNADAEARYLSPGELDRIKTFVTDGQRRLRIAQALTDNRERIVRQAGDQLFQKRPDVVSPGGNAYGQEMTATCLRDLDYYLRLITYGVVSGDVTPIEEIGVVGVREMYRSLGTPIEGVAEGVRAMKNVATSMMSGEDVSEAGAYFDYLIGAMQ, translated from the coding sequence ATGAGTATTGTCACGAGAGCAATCGTGAATGCAGACGCCGAAGCTCGCTATCTCAGCCCCGGCGAACTAGATCGGATTAAGACATTTGTCACGGATGGTCAGCGTCGCCTGCGCATTGCCCAGGCTCTGACAGACAACCGGGAGCGCATCGTTAGGCAAGCTGGAGACCAGCTGTTCCAAAAGCGTCCGGATGTTGTTTCTCCTGGTGGGAATGCCTACGGTCAGGAAATGACTGCGACTTGTCTACGGGATCTGGATTACTACCTCCGCTTGATCACCTACGGTGTTGTGTCTGGTGATGTCACCCCAATTGAAGAAATTGGAGTCGTGGGTGTGCGTGAAATGTACAGAAGCCTCGGCACTCCGATTGAGGGAGTTGCAGAAGGCGTCCGGGCGATGAAGAATGTCGCTACCTCAATGATGTCTGGAGAAGACGTTAGCGAAGCTGGCGCTTACTTCGATTATCTAATCGGTGCCATGCAGTAG
- a CDS encoding phycobilisome rod-core linker polypeptide has product MSVKASGGSSVARPQLYQTLAVATISQAEQQDRFLGRGELDELSSYFASGTKRLEIADTLTKNSEIIVSRAANRIFVGGSPMAYLEKPREAEMAMAGVSDDVKERMRLGNVTYVESRGGGFLEGLRSLFSASPQAPVPPGFRPINVARYGPANMQKSLRDLSWFLRYVTYAIVAGDPNIIAVNTRGLREIIENACSGEATIVALQEMRQAALSYFRQDTEARDTVNQYMEVLITEFKAPTPSDKLRQRPSPDQQGLQLPQIYFNSAERRPKFVMKPGLSAGEKQEVVKAAYRQIFERDITRAYSQSISYLESQVKNGDISMKEFVRRLGKSPLYRKQFYERFINSRVIELAFRHFLGRGPSSREEVQKYFSIVSDGGLPALVDALVNSQEYADYFGEETVPYLRGLGQEAQECRNWGPQQDLLNYSAPFRKVPQFITLFADYEKPLPDQHPYGSGNDPLEIQFGAIFPKETRNPSTRPAPFGKDTKRILIHQGPAVNNQNNNPKARGEFPGSLGPKVFRLDQVPSFTSKKGSYTGTSVKYSESSTQAVIRAAYLQVFGRDVYEGQRLKVAEIKLENGEIPVREFIRQLAKSDLFRSLYWSSLYITKAIEYIHRRLLGRPTYGRQEINRYFDICAKQGFYALIDALIDSPEYSEAFGEDTVPYERYLTPGGVALRSLRVSSIAEDIVSTRVEQEEAPRFVELGEVKEMRTEPDIQFRINQGVSKQREQTKIFKLENNADKTAVQTIIRAAYRQIFERDIEPYVAQNEFTALESRLGNGEITVKEFIEGLGGSNLYIKEFYTPYPNTKVIELGTKHFLGRAPKDQQEIRTYNQILANQGIRGFVGAMVNSMEYLQVFGEDTVPYRRFPTLPAANFPNSERLYNQLTKQSDDLVVPSFEPVKPRIEAEKMPMTAKAIADLAAQVREIDRNKPLFIELGRSFNDGRGQSVEVGVGTTRRKPARIYRITQGTSPVEIKLAIDAIYSQVMDIFSGQVPEGLRRSDLDSKVKNGEISVREFVRALASSDVYRRRFYTPYPNTKVIEFLFRHILGRSPATQGEIQQYNKLLAEGGLKAAVDAMVNCPEYAQYFGEDVVPYRRFPSLPAGNYLGSVKAAADLVKQSWSDLSPSAIAQSFSQR; this is encoded by the coding sequence ATGAGTGTTAAGGCAAGTGGTGGAAGCTCAGTTGCGCGTCCGCAACTATATCAAACACTGGCAGTCGCAACGATTTCCCAAGCGGAACAACAAGACCGCTTTTTGGGACGGGGCGAACTGGATGAACTTTCTAGCTATTTTGCATCTGGCACCAAGCGTTTAGAGATTGCCGATACGCTGACCAAAAATTCAGAAATCATTGTGTCACGCGCCGCCAACCGCATTTTTGTGGGTGGCTCGCCGATGGCTTACCTGGAAAAGCCCAGGGAAGCTGAAATGGCAATGGCTGGGGTCTCAGATGATGTCAAAGAAAGAATGAGGCTGGGAAACGTAACCTATGTAGAAAGTCGTGGTGGTGGCTTTCTAGAGGGGCTGCGATCGCTGTTTAGTGCATCGCCGCAAGCCCCAGTTCCTCCTGGTTTCAGACCAATTAACGTTGCCCGCTATGGCCCTGCCAACATGCAGAAGTCGCTGCGGGACCTGAGTTGGTTTTTGCGCTATGTCACCTATGCGATCGTCGCTGGCGATCCTAACATTATCGCCGTCAATACCCGGGGTCTGCGGGAAATCATTGAAAATGCTTGTTCCGGTGAGGCAACAATCGTTGCATTGCAGGAAATGCGGCAAGCCGCACTTTCCTATTTCCGTCAGGATACCGAGGCAAGAGACACTGTTAATCAGTACATGGAAGTTTTGATTACAGAATTCAAAGCTCCGACTCCCTCGGATAAACTGCGGCAACGACCCTCCCCCGATCAACAAGGGCTGCAACTGCCCCAAATTTACTTTAATTCGGCAGAACGGCGACCGAAGTTTGTCATGAAGCCTGGTCTGTCGGCAGGTGAAAAGCAAGAAGTTGTGAAAGCTGCCTATCGACAAATCTTTGAGCGTGACATTACCCGTGCTTATAGCCAATCGATCTCGTATCTAGAATCTCAGGTGAAGAATGGGGACATCTCTATGAAGGAGTTTGTCCGTCGCCTTGGGAAATCCCCCCTGTATCGGAAACAGTTCTACGAGCGGTTTATCAACAGCCGTGTGATTGAACTGGCATTCCGTCACTTCCTGGGTCGGGGTCCTTCCAGCCGCGAAGAAGTGCAAAAATACTTCTCTATCGTCTCCGACGGCGGTCTACCAGCACTGGTTGATGCTCTGGTCAATTCTCAGGAGTATGCGGACTACTTTGGCGAAGAAACAGTACCCTATCTCCGGGGTCTGGGTCAAGAAGCACAAGAATGCCGCAACTGGGGACCCCAGCAAGATTTGTTGAACTATAGTGCGCCGTTCCGCAAAGTTCCGCAATTCATTACGCTGTTTGCTGACTACGAAAAACCGCTACCAGATCAACACCCCTATGGCTCTGGTAACGACCCGTTGGAAATTCAGTTCGGGGCGATCTTCCCGAAAGAAACTCGTAATCCCAGTACCCGACCGGCTCCTTTTGGTAAGGATACCAAACGTATCCTGATTCACCAGGGACCAGCAGTCAATAACCAAAACAACAATCCGAAGGCGCGGGGTGAGTTTCCTGGTTCTCTGGGTCCGAAGGTGTTCCGCCTAGATCAAGTCCCCAGCTTCACTAGCAAAAAGGGGTCCTATACAGGAACTAGTGTTAAATACTCAGAAAGCTCCACCCAAGCGGTGATTCGAGCAGCATACCTGCAAGTGTTTGGGCGGGATGTCTATGAAGGTCAGCGCCTGAAAGTAGCGGAAATCAAGCTGGAAAACGGCGAGATTCCTGTACGCGAATTCATTCGCCAGCTCGCTAAGTCGGATCTGTTCCGCAGCTTGTACTGGTCTTCGCTGTACATTACTAAGGCGATTGAGTATATTCACCGTCGTTTGTTGGGTCGGCCGACGTATGGACGGCAGGAAATCAATCGGTACTTTGATATCTGTGCCAAGCAGGGTTTCTATGCGCTGATTGATGCCCTGATTGATAGCCCAGAGTACAGTGAAGCTTTTGGGGAAGATACAGTTCCCTATGAGCGGTATTTAACGCCAGGAGGTGTGGCACTCAGGTCGCTGCGGGTTAGCAGTATTGCTGAGGATATCGTCAGCACCAGAGTTGAGCAGGAAGAAGCGCCACGCTTTGTCGAGCTGGGTGAAGTCAAAGAAATGCGGACTGAACCGGATATTCAATTCCGCATCAATCAAGGTGTCAGTAAACAGCGCGAACAAACCAAGATCTTCAAGCTGGAGAATAACGCTGACAAGACAGCGGTGCAAACCATTATCCGGGCTGCCTATCGCCAGATTTTCGAGCGCGATATTGAACCCTATGTCGCCCAGAACGAATTCACTGCCTTGGAAAGCAGGCTGGGAAATGGTGAAATTACTGTTAAGGAGTTTATTGAAGGTTTGGGTGGATCGAACCTTTACATCAAAGAGTTCTACACACCCTACCCCAATACCAAGGTAATTGAACTAGGTACCAAGCATTTCCTGGGTAGGGCACCTAAAGATCAACAGGAAATTCGCACCTATAACCAGATTCTTGCCAACCAAGGCATCCGGGGCTTTGTCGGTGCGATGGTTAACAGCATGGAGTATCTCCAAGTATTTGGTGAAGATACAGTTCCTTACCGTCGCTTCCCCACACTACCAGCAGCCAATTTCCCCAATAGTGAGCGGTTGTATAACCAGCTGACTAAGCAAAGCGATGATTTGGTGGTGCCTAGCTTCGAGCCGGTAAAACCGCGCATAGAAGCTGAGAAGATGCCGATGACAGCGAAGGCGATCGCAGATCTGGCAGCGCAAGTTCGCGAGATTGACCGCAACAAACCGCTGTTCATTGAGCTAGGTCGTTCCTTCAATGATGGTCGCGGACAGTCGGTTGAGGTAGGTGTGGGTACAACGCGGCGCAAGCCTGCCCGGATTTATCGCATCACCCAAGGAACCAGCCCAGTTGAAATCAAATTGGCTATTGATGCCATCTACTCTCAGGTGATGGATATCTTTAGCGGTCAGGTTCCTGAAGGTTTACGACGTTCTGACCTGGATAGCAAAGTGAAGAATGGCGAAATCTCAGTCCGAGAGTTCGTCCGGGCTCTTGCTAGTTCCGATGTCTATCGTCGGCGCTTCTATACGCCTTATCCCAATACCAAGGTAATCGAGTTCCTGTTCCGCCACATCCTGGGTCGCTCTCCAGCTACTCAGGGAGAAATTCAGCAATACAACAAACTACTAGCTGAAGGCGGCTTAAAGGCGGCTGTTGATGCTATGGTCAATTGCCCGGAGTACGCTCAATACTTCGGTGAGGATGTTGTGCCTTATCGGCGCTTCCCCTCTCTGCCAGCAGGCAACTACTTGGGTAGTGTGAAAGCGGCAGCTGACTTGGTGAAGCAGTCTTGGTCCGATCTATCTCCTTCTGCGATCGCGCAGTCCTTCAGTCAGCGCTGA
- the atpB gene encoding F0F1 ATP synthase subunit A, producing MNFLNVFNSVHLAELEVGQQLYWQLGNLKVHGQVFLTSWLVIALIVITSIAATRNINRIPQGLQNFMEYALEFIRDLAKNQIGEKEYRPWVPFVGTLFLFIFVSNWTGALIPLRLIKLPEGELAAPTSDINTTVALALLTSLAYFYAGFSKKGLGYFGNYVQPVPFMLPFKIIEDFTKPLSLSFRLFGNILADELVVGVLVLLVPLFVPLPVMALGLFTSAIQALIFATLAAAYIGEAIEEHEHGGEGHGEHT from the coding sequence ATGAATTTTCTGAACGTCTTCAATTCTGTTCACTTGGCTGAATTGGAAGTAGGTCAGCAACTGTACTGGCAACTGGGCAACTTGAAAGTACATGGACAGGTGTTTCTCACCTCCTGGCTTGTCATTGCCCTGATAGTCATTACTTCCATCGCCGCTACTCGGAACATTAACCGAATTCCCCAGGGGCTACAAAACTTCATGGAGTATGCCCTAGAGTTTATTCGGGATTTGGCTAAAAACCAAATCGGCGAGAAAGAGTACCGCCCTTGGGTACCATTTGTTGGCACTTTATTTTTGTTCATATTTGTGTCGAACTGGACAGGAGCACTTATTCCCCTAAGGCTGATCAAGCTACCAGAAGGTGAACTCGCCGCTCCTACCAGCGACATCAACACAACTGTGGCACTAGCCTTGCTGACATCTCTAGCGTATTTCTACGCTGGTTTCAGCAAAAAAGGCTTAGGTTACTTTGGTAATTACGTGCAGCCTGTGCCTTTTATGTTGCCGTTCAAGATTATCGAAGATTTTACCAAGCCCCTCTCCCTCAGCTTCCGTCTATTTGGCAACATTTTGGCTGATGAGTTGGTGGTGGGAGTGCTAGTACTGCTAGTTCCCCTGTTTGTTCCTCTGCCGGTGATGGCTTTAGGCTTATTCACCAGTGCAATCCAAGCATTAATTTTTGCAACCTTAGCGGCTGCTTACATCGGAGAAGCGATAGAAGAGCATGAGCATGGTGGCGAAGGGCATGGGGAGCACACATAA
- a CDS encoding phycobilisome linker polypeptide, producing MRMFKVTACVPSQTRIRTQRELQNTYFTKLVPYDNWFREQQRIMKMGGKIVKVELATGKPGTNTGLA from the coding sequence ATGCGGATGTTTAAAGTCACTGCTTGTGTTCCCAGCCAAACTCGGATTCGGACACAGCGGGAACTGCAAAATACTTATTTCACCAAGCTAGTTCCCTATGACAACTGGTTTCGGGAACAGCAGCGCATCATGAAAATGGGTGGCAAAATTGTCAAGGTGGAGTTGGCTACTGGTAAACCTGGCACAAATACAGGGTTAGCGTAA
- the apcB gene encoding allophycocyanin subunit beta → MQDAITSVINSSDVQGRYLDNSAMEKLRGYFQTGELRVRAATTISANAAAIVKEAVAKSLLYSDITRPGGNMYTTRRYAACIRDLDYYLRYSTYAMLAGDPSILDERVLNGLKETYNSLGVPIGATVQAIQAMKEVTASLVGPDAGKEMGVYLDYICSGLS, encoded by the coding sequence ATGCAAGACGCAATTACCTCTGTAATCAATTCTTCGGACGTTCAAGGTAGGTACCTGGACAACTCCGCTATGGAGAAGCTCAGGGGCTACTTCCAAACCGGTGAACTGCGGGTACGGGCAGCTACAACAATCAGCGCTAATGCAGCGGCGATCGTCAAAGAAGCCGTAGCGAAGTCTTTGCTGTACTCTGACATTACTCGTCCGGGTGGAAATATGTACACCACTCGTCGTTATGCTGCCTGCATTCGCGATTTGGACTACTACCTACGCTATAGCACCTATGCGATGCTAGCTGGCGATCCTTCAATCTTGGATGAGCGCGTGCTCAATGGCTTGAAAGAAACCTACAATTCTCTGGGTGTACCCATTGGCGCTACTGTTCAAGCAATCCAAGCAATGAAAGAAGTAACTGCCAGCCTTGTTGGTCCCGATGCTGGTAAGGAAATGGGTGTTTACTTAGACTACATCTGTTCTGGCTTGAGCTAA
- the atpE gene encoding ATP synthase F0 subunit C, with amino-acid sequence MDPLISAASVLAAALAVGLAAIGPGIGQGNAAGQAVEGIARQPEAEGKIRGTLLLSLAFMEALTIYGLVVSLVLLFANPFA; translated from the coding sequence ATGGATCCATTGATTTCTGCTGCTTCCGTTTTAGCTGCTGCTCTAGCTGTAGGCTTGGCTGCGATTGGTCCTGGAATCGGTCAAGGAAATGCGGCAGGTCAAGCGGTGGAAGGAATTGCTCGTCAGCCAGAAGCAGAAGGAAAAATTCGCGGTACGCTGCTGTTGAGCTTGGCATTTATGGAGGCGCTGACAATTTATGGTCTAGTTGTTTCCCTCGTGTTGCTATTTGCTAATCCGTTTGCCTAA
- a CDS encoding FtsW/RodA/SpoVE family cell cycle protein produces MELRRLIPFFDASIPQWAIQARLLRWLTFLWLIVGLVLLFSASYPVGNTYYGDGLYYFKRQLLWVILGLVGFNFLVHSPLRNILGVSHWFLLGLLGLIFLTLIPGIGINDLGSTRRLSLGPIPIQPSELIKPFLVLQSARLFGQWNRIRWSARLFWLFMFALVLGGILLQPNLSTTALCGITIWLVALAAGLPYLYLGGTAVSGLALAFVSISTRDYQRRRVMSFLNPWADSMQDGYQLVQSLLAVGSGGVWGTGFGLSQQKLFYLPIQYTDFIFAVFAEEFGFIGCLLLLLLLMVYATLALFVAFNAHNPVHRLVAIGAMILMVGQSMLNIGVATGVLPTTGLPLPLVSYGGNSMVASLLVAGLLIRVARESNEAQVVSLHGDSRNERSRLV; encoded by the coding sequence GTGGAACTACGCCGTCTAATTCCTTTTTTTGATGCTTCTATTCCTCAATGGGCTATTCAAGCTCGATTATTGCGCTGGCTGACATTTCTCTGGCTAATTGTAGGATTGGTGCTTCTGTTCTCAGCCTCCTATCCGGTTGGCAACACCTATTATGGTGATGGACTGTACTACTTTAAGCGCCAACTCCTGTGGGTAATACTTGGCTTAGTGGGATTTAATTTCTTAGTCCATTCCCCTTTGCGTAATATCCTGGGTGTATCTCACTGGTTCTTGCTAGGACTATTAGGACTGATTTTCCTCACCCTAATTCCAGGAATTGGAATTAATGACCTCGGCTCAACCCGTCGGCTTTCTCTAGGACCAATTCCGATTCAACCATCAGAATTAATCAAGCCCTTTTTGGTGCTACAGAGCGCTCGCCTTTTTGGTCAGTGGAACAGGATTCGGTGGAGTGCCCGCCTCTTTTGGTTGTTCATGTTTGCGCTTGTACTGGGGGGGATTCTACTCCAGCCGAACTTGAGTACAACAGCCTTGTGCGGTATCACTATTTGGCTAGTAGCACTGGCAGCTGGCTTACCTTATCTCTACTTGGGAGGGACTGCTGTTAGTGGCTTAGCCCTGGCATTTGTCAGTATTAGCACGCGAGACTACCAGCGGCGGCGGGTGATGTCGTTCCTCAATCCCTGGGCTGACTCCATGCAGGATGGGTACCAGCTCGTTCAAAGTTTATTGGCAGTTGGCTCTGGTGGTGTTTGGGGAACTGGATTTGGATTATCCCAACAAAAGTTGTTTTATTTGCCTATTCAGTATACTGATTTTATTTTTGCTGTATTTGCAGAAGAGTTTGGCTTTATTGGCTGTTTGCTGCTGTTGCTGCTGCTAATGGTTTATGCAACATTGGCTTTATTTGTAGCTTTCAATGCTCACAATCCTGTACATCGGCTGGTGGCGATCGGTGCCATGATTTTGATGGTAGGACAGTCAATGCTCAATATTGGTGTGGCAACGGGGGTTCTACCCACCACGGGTTTGCCCTTACCACTGGTTAGTTATGGTGGAAATTCAATGGTTGCTAGCTTGCTAGTGGCTGGTTTGCTAATTCGCGTGGCACGAGAGAGCAATGAAGCCCAGGTAGTCTCATTGCATGGTGACTCAAGAAATGAGCGATCGCGCCTAGTTTAG
- a CDS encoding ATP synthase subunit I, translating to MILPGSHESSQLTGLVCEFSNLSDESIETTSVSVTGENSPPGSENSEPAGSMREFYQLSQELLIVTLALTGIIFICVWIFYSLNIALNYLIGACTGVVYLRMLAKDVERLGREKSQLSKTRLALLIALILLASQWNQLKILPIFLGFLTYKAALIIYVIRTAFISDSQKVGQS from the coding sequence ATGATTTTACCTGGCTCACATGAGTCAAGTCAATTAACAGGGCTAGTTTGCGAGTTTAGTAACTTGTCAGACGAATCGATTGAAACCACATCAGTATCAGTAACAGGAGAAAACTCTCCACCTGGCTCTGAGAATTCAGAACCAGCTGGCTCAATGCGGGAGTTTTATCAACTCTCCCAAGAGTTGTTGATAGTAACGCTTGCATTAACAGGGATTATTTTTATCTGTGTGTGGATTTTTTATTCCCTTAACATTGCCTTGAATTACCTAATCGGGGCATGCACAGGTGTAGTTTACTTGAGGATGTTGGCAAAAGATGTTGAGCGACTGGGCAGAGAAAAAAGCCAGCTGAGCAAAACTCGGTTAGCTTTATTGATTGCGTTGATTCTACTAGCAAGCCAGTGGAATCAACTAAAAATTTTGCCCATATTTTTGGGTTTTCTCACTTATAAAGCCGCGCTCATCATCTACGTAATTCGGACGGCATTTATCTCTGACTCTCAAAAAGTCGGGCAATCCTAG